The following coding sequences lie in one Tachysurus fulvidraco isolate hzauxx_2018 chromosome 19, HZAU_PFXX_2.0, whole genome shotgun sequence genomic window:
- the slc25a3a gene encoding solute carrier family 25 member 3a — protein sequence MYSSGLKTLSPVNVFHSQLSSLPPRQQQGDEQRRRVLTSASYREEADVSCEYGSNKYYALCGFGGILSCGLTHIAVVPLDLIKCRIQVNPGKYKSIFNGFSVTVREDGLRGLGRGWAPTFIGYSMQGLCKFGFYELFKALYNDTLGEENAYLWRTSVYLAASASAEFFADVALAPMEACKVRIQTQPGYARTLRECVPKMYAEEGLWAFYKGVYPLWLRQIPYTMMKFACFERTVEMLYKYVVPKPRSACSKPEQLVVTFIAGYIAGVFCAVVSHPADSVVSVLNKEKGSSAVQVLKRLGPEGVWKGLFARIIMIGTLTALQWFIYDSVKVYFRMPRPPPPEMPESLKRKMSLVGQ from the exons ATGTACTCGTCAGGACTGAAGACTTTATCCCCTGTGAACGTGTTCCACTCGCAGCTAAGCTCCTTACCACCGCGGCAGCAGCAGGGAGATGAACAGAGACGCCGCGTTTTGACCTCCGCTTCCTATCGTG AAGAGGCTGATGTGAGCTGTGAGTACGGCTCTAATAAATACTACGCCCTGTGCGGGTTCGGAGGCATCCTGAGCTGCGGTCTCACACACATCGCCGTCGTGCCTCTAGACCTGATCAAATGTCGCATCCAG GTAAACCCAGGTAAATACAAGTCCATCTTTAACGGCTTCTCTGTGACCGTGAGAGAGGACGGGCTCCGGGGTCTGGGCCGAGGCTGGGCCCCGACGTTTATCGGCTACTCCATGCAGGGTCTCTGTAAGTTTGGCTTCTACGAGCTCTTCAAAGCGCTCTATAATGACACGCTCGGAGAG GAGAACGCTTATCTCTGGAGAACATCTGTGTACTTGGCTGCTTCTGCCAGCGCTGAGTTCTTTGCTGATGTTGCTCTGGCCCCCATGGAGGCGTGTAAAGTGCGCATCCAGACTCAGCCAGGCTACGCTAGAACACTGAGGGAGTGCGTCCCTAAAATGTATGCAGAGGAGGGGCTGTGGGC GTTTTACAAAGGTGTGTATCCTCTGTGGCTGCGTCAGATCCCCTACACCATGATGAAGTTTGCGTGTTTCGAGCGCACCGTGGAGATGCTGTACAAGTATGTGGTGCCCAAACCTCGCAGTGCCTGCTCCAAACCCGAGCAGCTCGTCGTAACCTTCATCGCTGGTTATATCG CTGGTGTGTTCTGTGCTGTGGTTTCGCATCCGGCCGACTCGGTGGTGTCTGTGCTGAACAAGGAGAAAGGAAGCTCAGCCGTACAGGTGCTAAAGAGGTTGGGACCTGAGG GCGTATGGAAAGGGCTGTTTGCTCGCATCATCATGATTGGCACGCTGACTGCACTGCAGTGGTTCATTTACGATTCGGTGAAGGTTTATTTCCGCATGCCGCGCCCACCTCCCCCAGAGATGCCTGAGTCtctgaagaggaagatgagttTGGTGGGGCaatag
- the ldhba gene encoding L-lactate dehydrogenase B-A chain, whose protein sequence is MASVLEKLITSLSSGPAEPPTNKVTVVGVGQVGMACAVSILLKDLCDELALVDVLEDKLKGEMMDLQHGSLFLKTHKIIADKDYSVTANSRIVVVTAGVRQQEGESRLNLVQRNVNIFKNIIPQIVKHSPNCILIVVSNPVDIMTYVTWKLSGLPKHRVIGSGTNLDTARFRFIMAEKLGVHASSFNGYVLGEHGDSSVPVWSGANVAGVNLQKLNPAIGTDADSENWKEAHKMVVDSAYEVIKLKGYTNWAIGMSVADLTESLVKNLSRVHPVSTMVKGMYGIGDEVYLSLPCVLNSSGVTSVINMTLSDGEVGQLRKSADTLWNIQKDLKDL, encoded by the exons ATGGCTTCAGTCCTGGAGAAACTCATCACCTCTCTGAGCAGCGGCCCGGCTGAACCCCCCACCAACAAGGTGACTGTGGTGGGGGTGGGGCAAGTGGGCATGGCCTGTGCTGTTAGCATCCTGCTCAAG gACCTGTGTGATGAGCTGGCGCTGGTCGACGTGCTCGAGGACAAGCTGAAAGGAGAGATGATGGACCTGCAGCATGGCAGCCTCTTCCTCAAGACCCATAAGATCATCGCTGATAAGG ACTACTCTGTGACGGCCAACTCTCGCATCGTCGTGGTGACGGCCGGCGTCCGTCAGCAGGAGGGTGAAAGCCGCCTCAACCTGGTGCAGAGGAACGTCAACATCTTCAAGAACATCATCCCTCAGATCGTCAAACACAGTCCCAACTGCATCCTCATCGTCGTCTCCAACCCGG TGGACATCATGACGTACGTGACGTGGAAGCTCAGCGGCCTTCCCAAGCACCGCGTCATCGGCAGCGGCACCAACCTGGACACGGCTCGGTTCCGCTTCATCATGGCCGAGAAGCTGGGCGTCCACGCCAGCAGCTTCAACGGCTACGTCCTGGGAGAACACGGAGACTCCAGCG TGCCTGTATGGAGCGGCGCTAACGTCGCCGGAGTGAACCTGCAGAAGCTCAACCCGGCCATCGGGACCGACGCCGACAGCGAGAACTGGAAGGAGGCTCACAAGATGGTGGTGGACAg TGCCTATGAGGTGATTAAGCTGAAGGGTTACACTAACTGGGCCATTGGAATGAGCGTCGCTGATCTGACTGAGAGCCTGGTGAAGAACCTGAGCAGAGTCCATCCTGTCTCCACCATGGTCAAG ggtatGTACGGGATCGGTGATGAGGTTTATCTCAGCCTGCCCTGCGTCCTGAACTCCAGCGGTGTGACCAGTGTGATCAACATGACCCTGAGTGACGGTGAGGTCGGGCAGCTCAGGAAGAGCGCTGACACTCTGTGGAACATCCAGAAAGACCTGAAGGATCTGTGA